In Methanotorris formicicus Mc-S-70, a single genomic region encodes these proteins:
- a CDS encoding 4Fe-4S binding protein, with protein MLNDILKKYFNGEEIIPKFNIRSSMKKIEVDDEKCIACNRCVEICPVDAIEANTPFPVEIDEKKCIYCGKCVDVCPVDAITIFKASAKIEDGELVVEKNIIKYKELIYNREKCCLCLVCLKNCPFDAISEEKDALKFDMKKCTLCGHCGDVCPLDAIEFR; from the coding sequence ATGCTAAATGATATCCTAAAAAAATACTTTAATGGGGAAGAGATCATTCCCAAATTTAACATAAGGAGTAGTATGAAAAAGATTGAGGTTGATGATGAGAAATGCATTGCATGTAATAGATGCGTTGAGATTTGTCCAGTTGATGCGATAGAGGCAAATACTCCCTTCCCAGTTGAAATTGATGAAAAAAAATGTATATATTGCGGAAAATGTGTTGATGTTTGCCCAGTTGATGCAATTACCATCTTTAAAGCATCTGCCAAAATTGAAGATGGAGAACTTGTAGTAGAGAAAAATATAATAAAATACAAAGAACTTATCTACAATAGAGAAAAATGCTGTTTATGCTTAGTTTGCCTTAAAAATTGTCCATTTGATGCTATATCTGAGGAAAAAGATGCCTTAAAATTCGACATGAAAAAGTGCACATTGTGCGGTCATTGTGGGGATGTTTGTCCATTGGATGCCATTGAGTTTAGGTGA